The sequence below is a genomic window from bacterium.
AACAAATTAAATCTCCCCAAAAGTAAGATAAACACCAAAAACCTAAAACAGTATTAGAATCAAGAAAAATACAGAAGAAATTCTTTTTTTAGATAACAAAAGAACTCATGTAAACCTTATCTTATTGACAAATAACATATAGAAACCTACGATAAGTGTAGGCCTATACATGGGCAAGAACATTAGAAGAAGGGAGATGTGAAAATTGGCAAAGAAAGGGACGAGCTACGACGCTACCCTACGAGACACTTCGCCTAAGGGTGGGATCACTGATCTAAACACAGGAAAAACAACCCAATACTATCCCGATAATTACCGTGTCTCTTGGCATGATCCTGGTCAAACCAATTTTCATTGGACAAACCAAAATGTAGCCAGAGGACATTCTGCACGACATTCGCCTCCCAAAGACAGCCGCAAATAGTTTCTTAATCATTCTAAGCGAGAGACAGTTGTCTCTCGCAGTTTTCTTTTTTAAACTAAAATCAAAAAATGAAGGTAACTAATAAAAACAAAAAACTTCTTTTTCAAACCAAATTTCCAAAGAAACAACTCGAGACTTATTTTAAAAAACTCAAGGTCAAGACAAATGAAAGGTTGAAAAAGGAAGAAATAGAGCAGATTTTTATTTGGGCTAAAAGAGATTTTAAACGAGGTAAAATATCTTTAGATGAGTTTGCTGATATTAGTGATTATTTGTGGACTAACCATATTCGCGATCAGGAAAAATTTAGAAGCAAGCTCGCTGAATTACTGTTAGCAACCGCTGAATTAAGTTACAACATTAGATTTGCCCACAGAGGGAAGATAGGAAAAGAACTACTTGCCACTCTTAAAAAAATCTGGACCTATAAACCAAACCATAATTCATAAACTAAAGTCTATCCAAGACTAAAGTGCACTTGAATTATTTGTCGCCCCCTCAGTTCCACTACCTAAACTCCAATACTCTAAAGGAATTATTTAAAACTTTAAGATATAACGTTATATTTCATTCCAATGTTCTTAAGAATGTTGGAATATAAAAATTAGGTTAGGTATTTGTTTGGACAGATACGTGTTCAAGTAGGAATAAATTTAATTTTTATTTCTCTTTCTCGCGGACCATCTAACTCTACTAAAAATATCTCCTGCCAAGTACCAAGTTGAATTTCCCCGTTTTCAACACTTAAAAGAAGATAAGGTTTTAAAAGACCGCTTAAAAGATGAGCCTGGGCATTGTTATCTATTTGGTTATGTTGCCAACTTCCAGAAGTAATTTTTTCAAAAAAACGCAAAACATCTTGCTTTAAACCTTCTTCGTCTTCATTTAACCAAAACCCTGCTGTAGCGTGCGGCAAAAAGAGATAAATTAAGCCATGGTGAAATTTAACACTTTCAGCAACTTTTTGGATCTTTGATGTGATTCTAATTAACTCTCGTTTACTTTCAGTTTGAACTACTATTTTTTTAAACATAAAGAAACAAATAAAGTAAGGAAATCTAAATAAATTTGCATCTTACCTGTATTTTAACATCTTGCTTTGCCAGAAGAAACTTTCTCTTGATTTTTGTTTTTCTTGCTTTAAAAATAAAAAAGCTCTTTAAAATCCAAAAAGGAAGGGAAAAAGAATGTCTCAGCTAAAAGCTGAAATCGCGGTAGCCAAAACACCACCTGTTGTTGTTAATGTACGCCAATTTCTCAGACTGCAAGCCGCTATTTTATTAATGGCGGCAATGTCTCACCTTGCAATCCTAATGCAGGATCAAGGTGAAGTAGTCAATATGGCTAAAAGCAGCTATGGAGTCGTGTTGTTTCTACTGCTTGTAGCTGCGGGACTAGAAACATTAGCTTTGGGTATCGACCATGGCAAGGATTGGGCAAGGATTATTACTATAGCATCCGGCCCAATTGTAATGGCCATAAGTTTCTTCTGGGTGTTAGGAGGAGTTGTAGGACTGATCTGGATTGCAGCTTATGCTGTAATCGTGGGTCAGCTATTCAAAGAAAAAGATTGGTTCCTTGTAGAAGAGCCAATTGATTTTGAGAAGCACCTGTTTCATTTTGTGATACTGGGAATACTAGTAGTTTTGGGATTTATCTTAGGCACATATATTGTCAATAATCCAGATGTGCTCATTAACAGTTGGAGTATGTCTGGGTAAAAACAACTGCCGCCAGCTTTGACTGGCGGCTTTTTCTACTCCTAATTTTATATACAACTACAACCAAAAAGTAAAATTTTGACAAAAAAGAATATCTTTTCTAATTTTAAACAAAACACCTTGACAAGGAGGCGAAAGAAATGGGAGAACAAGTAGTAAAAGAGTCTGGGAGCAGAATGAACCCTGCTCCTCTGCTAATAATTATTCCAACACTTTTACTTTTTATACTGTGGGGAGTTTGTTTTTCTGTTAAGTTTATGGCAAAAACTTACCTGTGCGAAATACTGGATAAATGTCAGATCGAAATATACGAAGATGGATATCCCAAAAACTATAAGCTGACAGAATTGTACTATCTATATGATCCTGAACAGCATACAATAAGCGGAGGGGGTATGGGGGAAGCTATGGTTGCCTTTAGCAACCCCTTGGAAGAGGTAAAAATTAAACAAATAGGATTTCCAAACTGCACCATCTCTTACGGCGAGATGGCGCTAGACGTTAACTTGAAGACCGGTGAAGTAGAGCCGGTCAACGATTTGGCTCGTGAAATATTTTTCCTAGAGGGGAAACGGTTCTTTTCAAGATAACTTATTCTCTCTACAAAATAAAGCAGCGTTATATAACGCTGCTTTGTGTTTCTATTATGCTTGTCGTGCCTATTGTTTTTCCCAAATTTTCTGATTTATTTTGTTTGCTGACTGATAGACATCTATTATGCCTGCCAACCAGACAAAAAGCATGATTAGAAAATCAATGTTTATTTTCTTGTTTTGTTTGTCTTTGTGCTATAATAGAAATAATGGCAGAGATTATTACTTTATTTTCCCTTAGTGCAATTGTTTTTGGTATTTTAGTGGTTATCAAACCAGCTATTATAAGCTATCTACTAGGGGGCTTCTTTATCTACTTGGGCATTTTAGGTATAGGGTTAGCTTGGCAAATCCATCGTTTTTTTAAACAAAAGTAATTTAAAAATAATATGAAAAACGAAACACTTTCCCAACTTTCCTTCTACCTCTCTGTTTTGGCAGTAGTTTTAGCTTTAGTCGGAGCCTTGGGGGTAGACATCTGGCTTGCTTCTACCCAATGGGTAGTAGTAGCCGCTGTTTTGGGTGTTTGGGCAATCTTTTTTAAAAATTAAATAAAAATTATGAAAGTTAAAGTTAACGAACAATCCTGTATTGGCTGTGGGCTTTGCATTTCAATATGTAGCGATGTTTTTGAGCTAGAAGGTGGCAAATCAAAAATAAAAAAAGACTTTGACCCAGAAGCAAACAAAGAATGCATTAAAGAAGCGGCTGCAAACTGCCCTACCCAAGCCATTTCTGTTGAGGATTAATTTTGAAAACTAAAACATCTATGCCTAAAAAAAAGAAGGAGAAAGAAGTAGGGGTAATCACCCACTATTTTGGCAAAATTAATGTAGGTGTGGTAAAAATTACCTCAGGTTCTCTGAAGGTAGGAGA
It includes:
- a CDS encoding YjbQ family protein — translated: MFKKIVVQTESKRELIRITSKIQKVAESVKFHHGLIYLFLPHATAGFWLNEDEEGLKQDVLRFFEKITSGSWQHNQIDNNAQAHLLSGLLKPYLLLSVENGEIQLGTWQEIFLVELDGPREREIKIKFIPT
- a CDS encoding ferredoxin, with amino-acid sequence MKVKVNEQSCIGCGLCISICSDVFELEGGKSKIKKDFDPEANKECIKEAAANCPTQAISVED